The following are from one region of the Nicotiana tomentosiformis chromosome 7, ASM39032v3, whole genome shotgun sequence genome:
- the LOC104086507 gene encoding OVARIAN TUMOR DOMAIN-containing deubiquitinating enzyme 3 produces MAAVPSNEVVLEELRHGLAQFELVASPVASVSDSSYRPQQRGLNLFGVFSGATVHQSFARIGPSLGGGSPALKKVERYSVQRVTGDGRCMFRALVKGMAFNKGVKLNPRDEREDADELRMAVKEALCDDEKERLKYEEALIAITVEESLRRYCQRIGRSDFWGGESELLVLSKLCCQPITVYIPEQEHGGRGSGFIPIAEYGAEFRKGSKNRKARKAVRLLYSGRNHYDLLV; encoded by the exons ATGGCCGCCGTGCCCTCTAATG AGGTGGTGCTGGAGGAGCTGAGACATGGACTGGCGCAGTTTGAGCTGGTTGCTTCTCCAGTTGCTTCAGTTTCTGATTCCAGTTACAGGCCTCAGCAAAGAGGCCTAAACCTCTTTGGTGTTTTCTCTGGTGCCACTGTTCATCAATCATTTGCTAGAATAGGACCCTCACT AGGTGGAGGTTCACCAGCTTTAAAGAAAGTAGAACGTTATTCAGTACAGAGAGTAACAGGTGATGGCCGCTGTATGTTTCGTGCTCTG GTAAAAGGGATGGCTTTCAACAAAGGTGTGAAACTTAACCCTCGAGATGAAAGAGAGGATGCAG ATGAATTAAGAATGGCTGTGAAAGAGGCTCTTTGTGATGATGAAAAAGAACGTCTTAAATATGAAGAGGCCTTAATTGCCATTACAGTTGAGGAGTCTTTGAGACG ATATTGCCAACGCATTGGACGATCTGATTTCTGGGGAGGAGAGTCAGAGCTATTG GTATTATCAAAGTTGTGTTGCCAGCCAATTACAGTATACATACCGGAACAGGAG CATGGAGGAAGAGGCTCTGGTTTCATTCCTATTGCAGAATACGGAGCTGAGTTCCGTAAAGGTTCAAAAAACAGAAAGGCCAGGAAAGCTGTGAGGCTTCTTTATAGTGGTCGGAACCATTATGACCTACTTGTATAG